In one Mycobacterium sp. NBC_00419 genomic region, the following are encoded:
- a CDS encoding bifunctional MaoC family dehydratase N-terminal/OB-fold nucleic acid binding domain-containing protein, with amino-acid sequence MSIDDIRTAAEKVKSEGKSKPRTGRHPVNQPMVDHWLDALGDQNPIYVDEAAAKDAGHPGKVAPPAMIQVWTMMGLGGVRPDDDPLGKIITLFDEAGYIGVVATNCEQTYHRYLREGEDVSVSAELTDVIGPKLTALGEGFFITQKITWSVGDEDVAEMMWRIMKFKPADQSQAAPSSVPDDLDPAFMMRPAPSRDTQFFWDGVNAHELRLQKRPDGTLQHPPVPALWQDKQLPTEYVVASGKGTVFSFVVHHAPKVPGRTLPFVIALVELDEGVRMLGELRGVDPAAVEIGMPVQATYIDFPDGEDGPAWTLYAWEPQA; translated from the coding sequence GTGAGTATCGACGACATCCGGACAGCCGCGGAGAAGGTCAAGTCCGAGGGAAAGAGCAAGCCGCGCACCGGTCGCCATCCGGTCAACCAGCCGATGGTCGACCACTGGCTGGATGCGCTCGGCGACCAGAACCCGATCTACGTGGACGAGGCCGCAGCCAAGGATGCCGGCCATCCCGGCAAGGTTGCGCCGCCGGCCATGATCCAGGTGTGGACGATGATGGGGCTCGGCGGTGTCCGACCTGACGACGACCCGCTGGGCAAGATCATCACCTTGTTCGACGAGGCCGGCTACATCGGCGTGGTCGCGACGAACTGCGAGCAGACCTACCACCGTTACCTGCGCGAGGGCGAGGACGTCAGTGTCAGTGCCGAGCTGACTGACGTCATCGGACCCAAGCTGACAGCGCTGGGTGAAGGGTTCTTCATCACACAGAAGATCACCTGGTCGGTCGGCGACGAGGATGTCGCCGAAATGATGTGGCGCATCATGAAATTCAAGCCTGCCGATCAATCGCAGGCGGCGCCATCTTCGGTTCCGGACGATCTGGACCCGGCATTCATGATGCGGCCGGCGCCGTCGAGAGACACCCAGTTCTTCTGGGACGGCGTCAACGCCCACGAGTTGCGGCTGCAGAAGCGGCCGGACGGGACGCTGCAGCACCCACCGGTACCCGCACTGTGGCAGGACAAACAACTGCCGACCGAGTACGTGGTCGCCAGCGGCAAGGGCACGGTGTTCAGCTTCGTCGTGCACCATGCGCCGAAGGTGCCCGGCCGTACGCTGCCGTTCGTGATCGCGCTCGTCGAACTCGACGAAGGCGTACGGATGCTCGGCGAGCTGCGTGGCGTCGACCCGGCGGCCGTGGAGATCGGAATGCCGGTTCAGGCAACCTATATCGACTTTCCTGATGGTGAAGACGGGCCGGCCTGGACCCTGTACGCATGGGAGCCGCAAGCATGA
- the fadE29 gene encoding acyl-CoA dehydrogenase FadE29: MFIELTPEQRHLQAEMRQYFANLISPEERAEMEIDRHGKAYRAIIKRMGSDGKLGVGWPKEFGGHGFGPIEQSIFVNEAARADVPLPAVTLQTVGPTLQVYGTEVQKKKFLPAILAGEVHFAIGYSEPEAGTDLASLRTSAVRHGDEYIINGQKIWTTGGHDADYVWLACRTDPDAVKHKGISILIVDTTDPGYSWTPIILSDGAHHTNATYYNDVRVPADMLVGEENAGWRLITTQLNHERVMLGPAGKIAGLYDRVHEWASKPGGNGVTPLDHDDVRRLLGEIKAIWRINELLNWQVAASGEVIDIADAAATKVFSTERIQRIGRLAEEIVGKYGNPGEPQTAELLDWLDSQTKRNLVITFGGGVNEVMREQVAASGLKVPRVPR, translated from the coding sequence ATGTTCATCGAACTGACCCCCGAGCAGCGGCACTTACAAGCCGAAATGCGGCAGTACTTTGCCAATCTCATCTCGCCCGAGGAACGCGCCGAGATGGAGATCGATCGACACGGCAAGGCCTACCGGGCGATCATCAAGCGGATGGGCTCCGACGGCAAGCTCGGTGTGGGTTGGCCAAAAGAGTTCGGTGGCCATGGCTTCGGACCGATCGAGCAGTCGATCTTCGTCAACGAGGCCGCGCGCGCCGACGTGCCGCTGCCCGCGGTGACGTTGCAGACGGTCGGCCCCACGCTGCAGGTGTACGGCACCGAGGTGCAGAAGAAGAAGTTCCTGCCCGCGATCCTGGCTGGTGAAGTCCACTTCGCGATCGGGTACTCCGAGCCAGAGGCCGGGACCGACCTCGCCTCGTTGCGCACCTCCGCGGTGCGCCACGGTGACGAGTACATCATCAACGGTCAGAAGATCTGGACCACCGGCGGCCACGACGCCGACTATGTGTGGCTGGCCTGCCGCACCGATCCGGATGCGGTGAAGCACAAGGGGATCTCGATCCTCATCGTGGACACCACCGATCCGGGTTACTCGTGGACGCCGATCATCCTGTCCGACGGTGCGCATCACACGAACGCGACGTACTACAACGACGTTCGGGTTCCCGCCGACATGCTGGTCGGCGAGGAGAACGCCGGCTGGCGGCTCATCACCACCCAGCTCAATCACGAGCGGGTGATGCTCGGACCGGCGGGCAAGATCGCCGGGCTTTACGACCGAGTGCACGAATGGGCGTCGAAGCCGGGCGGCAACGGTGTGACCCCGCTCGACCACGACGACGTGCGTCGCCTGCTCGGCGAGATCAAGGCAATCTGGCGGATCAACGAGCTGCTCAACTGGCAGGTCGCGGCCTCCGGCGAGGTCATCGACATCGCCGATGCCGCTGCCACCAAAGTCTTTTCGACCGAGCGCATTCAGCGGATCGGCCGGCTGGCCGAGGAGATCGTCGGCAAGTACGGCAACCCGGGCGAGCCGCAGACCGCCGAACTGCTGGACTGGCTGGACTCGCAGACCAAGCGCAACCTCGTCATCACCTTCGGCGGTGGTGTCAACGAGGTCATGCGCGAACAGGTTGCAGCGTCGGGCCTGAAGGTGCCGAGGGTGCCCAGGTGA